GAGGGTGGTGAGCTCGGCTATTCGCTGTCGCATGCATTTGGCGCGGCGTTTGATAATCCGGATCTGATTGTGGCCTGTGTGGTGGGTGATGGCGAAGCTGAAACCGGTCCCCTGGCGACGGCCTGGCATTCCAATAAATTTTTGAATCCGAAGTTGGATGGCGCCGTGTTACCCATTTTGCATCTCAACGGTTACAAAATCGCCAACCCCACGGTGTTGGCTCGAATCAACCATGACGAATTGAACAGCTTATTGGTCGGATACGGCTATAAGCCGTTTTTCGTGGAAGGGCATGACCCGGAGGCCATGCATCAGGTCATGGCGGACACGCTGGATGAGGTGATGAAGGAGATTCACGCCATTCAGCATCGGGCCAGGGAAAAGGGGGAGACCGCACGGCCGTGTTGGCCGATGATTGTCTTGCGAAGCCCCAAGGGGTGGACCGGTCCAAAAGAAGTCGATGGGAAGAAGACCGAGGATTTCTGGCGTTCGCATCAGGTTCCGTTTTCTGAGATGGCAACCAAAAAGGATCATATTAAATTGCTTGAAAAGTGGATGAAGAGCTACAAACCTGAGGAATTATTTGACGGGACCGGCAGACTCATTCCAGAACTGGCCGAACTGGCTCCGCACGGCGAACGGCGAATGGGGGCGAATCCTCATAGTAACGGTGGCTTGCTGCTCAAAAATCTCAAGATCCCTGATTTTCAGAATTACGCGGTGGAAGTCCCTAAACCCGGAAAGGTCGTGGCTGAAGCCACGCGGGTGATGAGCGCTTTTCTCCGGGATGTGATGAAAAACAACATGAGCAATCGGAATTTTTTGGTCTTTGGTCCTGATGAAACCGCTTCAAACCGGCTAAGTGCGCTATTTGAGGTTACAGGCCGGCGCTGGGTTGCCGACACCATTCCGGAAGACGATCACTTAGCCCTGGATGGGAGGGTGTTGGAAATACTCAGTGAACATACCTGTCAGGGTTGGTTGGAAGGATATTTACTGACGGGACGACACGGGTTTTTCTCGTGTTACGAGGCGTTTATTCACATCATCGATTCGATGTTCAATCAACATGCCAAGTGGCTGAAAGTCACGGGGAGTGAGATCCCGTGGCGAAGACCCATTGCCTCCCTCAACTATCTCCTGACCTCCCATGTGTGGCGTCAGGATCACAATGGATTTTCTCATCAGGATCCTGGATTTATCGACCACGTCGCAAATAAAAAAGCCGAGGTCATTCGTATTTATCTTCCCCCTGATGCCAATAGCTTGTTATTCGTGACGGATAAATGTCTCCGGAGTCGAAATCGTGTCAATGTTATTGTGGCCGGCAAGCAACCTGGTCTGCAGTATCTGAACATGGATGCAGCCATCAAACATTGCACCGCCGGTATCGGGATTTGGGAATGGGCCAGTAACGATAAAGGGGGAGAACCCGATGTCGTCATGGCCTGTGCCGGTGATGTTCCAACCTTGGAAACATTGGCTGCGGTAGACCTTCTTCGCAAGCAGGTTCCGGACCTGAAGGTTCGGGTGGTGAATATTGTGAATCTCATGAAACTTCAACCTCAGAGCGAACATCCGCACGGGTTGTCGGACAAGGAGTTTGATACCCTCTTTACGACGGATAAACCCGTCATCTTTGCTTTTCATGGATATCCCTGGTTGATCCATCGTTTGACGTACCGGAGAACGAATCATAAAAATCTTCACGTTCGAGGCTATAAAGAAGAAGGCACGACGACCACACCGTTTGATATGGTTGTTCTTAACGACCTTGACCGGTATCATCTGGTGGCGGATGTGATCGATCGTGTGCCGAAACTAGGATATCTTGCGGCCTATGCCAAGCAGGCGATTCGCGATAAAAAGATCGATCATAAAACGTACATCGCCAAGTACGGCGACGATATGCCGGAAATTAAAGATTGGAAATGGCCGTTTTAGTTTTCACGCCCCATTAGGATAACGATGGGTATGCCGATGTATAGCCTGCTCCATTACCATAATTCGACCGCCTAGATTATTGTGGTATTCTCTCTCATGTGGATGCCCTAGATTTCTCGTTTACCCCGATTAATCTTTTAAGGAGTCATGCGATGGACCGCCGAGATATTTATATTACGGAATTCGACCTGAATCGACTCACTGAACTATTAGGAGTTTGGCAAACATTCAAAGGTAGCAAAAGTACCAGCATTCATCTGGAAAGCTTAATGGAAGAATTGGATCGGGCACATATCGTTCTCCCAAAGGATATTCCAGCTGATGTCGTCACGATGAACTCACGCGTCCGGCTATCAGACATGAGCAAAGGGGAAGAGCTGGAG
Above is a window of Candidatus Nitrospira neomarina DNA encoding:
- a CDS encoding phosphoketolase family protein produces the protein MKTGVSKKSAVTRDELQRMDAYWRAANYLSVGQIYLHDNPLLKNPLSLDHIKSRLLGHWGTTPGLNFLYVHLNRVIKKHDLNMIYIAGPGHGGPGLVANTYLEGTYTEVYPNISQDAEGMKKLFKQFSFPGGIPSHVAPETPGSIHEGGELGYSLSHAFGAAFDNPDLIVACVVGDGEAETGPLATAWHSNKFLNPKLDGAVLPILHLNGYKIANPTVLARINHDELNSLLVGYGYKPFFVEGHDPEAMHQVMADTLDEVMKEIHAIQHRAREKGETARPCWPMIVLRSPKGWTGPKEVDGKKTEDFWRSHQVPFSEMATKKDHIKLLEKWMKSYKPEELFDGTGRLIPELAELAPHGERRMGANPHSNGGLLLKNLKIPDFQNYAVEVPKPGKVVAEATRVMSAFLRDVMKNNMSNRNFLVFGPDETASNRLSALFEVTGRRWVADTIPEDDHLALDGRVLEILSEHTCQGWLEGYLLTGRHGFFSCYEAFIHIIDSMFNQHAKWLKVTGSEIPWRRPIASLNYLLTSHVWRQDHNGFSHQDPGFIDHVANKKAEVIRIYLPPDANSLLFVTDKCLRSRNRVNVIVAGKQPGLQYLNMDAAIKHCTAGIGIWEWASNDKGGEPDVVMACAGDVPTLETLAAVDLLRKQVPDLKVRVVNIVNLMKLQPQSEHPHGLSDKEFDTLFTTDKPVIFAFHGYPWLIHRLTYRRTNHKNLHVRGYKEEGTTTTPFDMVVLNDLDRYHLVADVIDRVPKLGYLAAYAKQAIRDKKIDHKTYIAKYGDDMPEIKDWKWPF
- the rnk gene encoding nucleoside diphosphate kinase regulator yields the protein MDRRDIYITEFDLNRLTELLGVWQTFKGSKSTSIHLESLMEELDRAHIVLPKDIPADVVTMNSRVRLSDMSKGEELEYTLVFPRDADAATGKISILAPVGTAILGYRVGDTIEWPVPIGTRNLKIKEILYQPEAAGDFHL